The following proteins are encoded in a genomic region of Candidatus Cloacimonadaceae bacterium:
- a CDS encoding FAD-dependent oxidoreductase: MFLTDAQLFSEIRRCEFCAEKPCKTACPCDCSPADFIMAAAKGRPSDFKRAAGIILSSNPLGGICGDVCPDHHCVEACCRETFDHPINIPAVQSTIVQKARELGQIPDFVSPAQNGKRIAIAGGGPAGVGAAVSLIQLGYEVDIYDPDILGGQVNLIPDARLDRGVLISDLLFLTETFKINHIRRAVKSAKELLTDGYEAVVLAGGLNQPIRLNIPGDESAIYGFDILKNPGCYLFEGKRIALVGGAIAADQALIAAKRGAAHVEMFTLESWDEMPLTKDEKLGLTGAGVDFTHRTRISEIVNVAGITVGIKIKPVFLPKGENFHPSKIQDEAGSTELYRPFDLVVIAVGNKPNFKEEGASIYHCGDQANGPTTVVEAVAAGKNTALKIDADIRNAQKPQIDIETKSCVPVLGWKKYPVPLDADFFGRRIDSPFLLSAAPPTDGYEQMKLAYEAGWAGGIMKTAFDNLEIHIPGEYMFVWNGTTFANCDNVSDHPLDRVCEEITRLVKEYPDKLTMASTGGPVSGDDASDMLVWQSNTRKLEAAGAMGIEYSLSCPQGGDGTHGDIVAQDAALTSKIIDWVMQTSDGKIPKLFKLTGAVTAIYPIVNAVRNVLATYPDKKAGITLANTFPTLGFREREGAWDEGIIVGMSGEGVLPISYLSLARACSMGVTVSGNGGAMSYLDATHFLALGAANVQFCTIAEKYGYGIIDELKLGLSHLLEAKGLGSVSELIGIAQPRPVTDFMDLPPKSKSSTLYRELCVHCGNCTRCPYLAITLDEEKNPVIDKDKCVGCSLCVKLCFAGALYMGEDDKV, encoded by the coding sequence ATGTTTTTGACCGACGCTCAATTGTTCTCGGAAATCCGGCGTTGCGAGTTTTGCGCCGAAAAGCCCTGTAAAACCGCCTGCCCTTGTGATTGTTCTCCGGCGGATTTCATCATGGCTGCCGCCAAAGGCAGGCCCTCGGATTTCAAGCGTGCCGCGGGCATCATCTTGTCCAGCAATCCATTGGGAGGGATTTGCGGAGACGTATGTCCTGATCATCACTGCGTGGAAGCCTGCTGTCGGGAGACCTTTGATCACCCGATAAATATCCCTGCCGTGCAATCCACGATCGTGCAAAAAGCGCGCGAACTGGGACAGATACCGGATTTTGTTTCGCCTGCCCAAAACGGAAAAAGGATTGCAATCGCGGGTGGGGGACCGGCAGGAGTGGGAGCTGCGGTTTCATTGATCCAGCTTGGCTATGAGGTGGACATCTATGATCCTGATATCCTTGGCGGACAAGTGAATCTGATCCCTGATGCCAGGCTTGACCGCGGAGTGTTGATCAGCGATCTGCTCTTTTTGACTGAAACCTTCAAAATCAATCACATCCGCCGCGCAGTGAAATCTGCAAAGGAGCTTTTGACAGATGGCTACGAGGCAGTCGTCCTCGCCGGAGGATTGAATCAGCCGATCCGGCTGAACATTCCCGGGGACGAAAGCGCCATCTATGGCTTTGATATATTGAAAAATCCCGGCTGCTACCTTTTCGAAGGCAAACGCATCGCCCTTGTGGGTGGCGCGATTGCTGCCGACCAGGCTTTGATCGCTGCTAAAAGAGGCGCCGCGCATGTGGAGATGTTTACGCTCGAATCCTGGGATGAAATGCCTTTAACCAAGGACGAAAAACTGGGTTTGACCGGTGCGGGAGTGGATTTTACGCACCGCACGCGCATCAGCGAAATCGTAAATGTAGCCGGAATAACCGTGGGGATCAAGATCAAGCCGGTTTTCCTGCCCAAAGGCGAAAACTTCCATCCCTCCAAGATTCAGGATGAAGCCGGCAGCACGGAACTCTACCGTCCCTTTGACCTCGTCGTGATCGCGGTAGGCAACAAACCCAATTTCAAAGAGGAAGGCGCATCTATCTATCACTGTGGAGACCAGGCAAATGGTCCCACAACCGTCGTGGAAGCGGTCGCTGCGGGCAAAAACACCGCCCTGAAGATCGACGCGGATATCCGAAACGCGCAAAAACCGCAAATCGACATCGAAACCAAGAGCTGCGTGCCCGTGCTTGGATGGAAAAAATATCCCGTGCCTCTGGACGCGGATTTCTTCGGACGCCGGATCGATTCCCCTTTTCTGCTTTCCGCTGCGCCGCCCACCGATGGCTATGAACAGATGAAGCTCGCCTATGAAGCCGGCTGGGCTGGCGGGATCATGAAAACCGCCTTTGACAACCTCGAAATCCACATCCCCGGCGAATATATGTTCGTTTGGAACGGTACCACTTTCGCCAATTGCGACAACGTCTCGGATCATCCGTTGGATCGCGTCTGCGAAGAGATTACGCGCCTGGTGAAAGAATATCCGGATAAACTGACGATGGCTTCCACTGGAGGACCCGTTTCCGGCGATGATGCCTCCGATATGCTTGTCTGGCAATCAAATACGCGCAAATTGGAAGCCGCGGGAGCGATGGGCATCGAATACAGCCTGTCCTGTCCGCAAGGCGGAGACGGCACGCATGGAGATATCGTTGCCCAGGATGCGGCGCTAACGTCGAAAATCATCGATTGGGTGATGCAGACTTCGGATGGAAAGATCCCCAAGCTCTTCAAACTAACCGGCGCCGTGACAGCGATTTATCCCATCGTGAACGCCGTGCGCAACGTGCTTGCCACATATCCGGACAAGAAAGCCGGAATCACTCTGGCAAACACCTTTCCCACCCTCGGTTTTCGTGAAAGAGAGGGTGCTTGGGACGAAGGAATCATCGTTGGCATGAGCGGCGAAGGCGTCCTTCCGATCAGCTATCTGAGCTTGGCAAGGGCATGCAGCATGGGGGTCACGGTCTCCGGAAACGGAGGCGCGATGAGCTATCTCGATGCCACGCACTTTCTTGCCCTCGGAGCCGCCAACGTGCAGTTTTGCACCATCGCCGAGAAATATGGCTATGGAATCATCGACGAGCTCAAACTTGGCTTGAGCCATTTGCTTGAGGCAAAAGGACTTGGCTCGGTATCAGAGCTGATCGGCATCGCGCAGCCGCGTCCGGTCACAGATTTTATGGATCTTCCGCCAAAAAGCAAGAGTTCGACGCTCTATCGCGAACTTTGCGTGCATTGCGGAAATTGCACCCGCTGCCCCTATCTGGCAATCACGCTTGATGAGGAGAAAAACCCCGTCATCGACAAAGACAAATGCGTGGGCTGCTCGCTCTGCGTGAAGCTTTGCTTTGCAGGAGCGCTCTATATGGGCGAGGATGATAAGGTTTGA